From Desmodus rotundus isolate HL8 chromosome 12, HLdesRot8A.1, whole genome shotgun sequence, one genomic window encodes:
- the SMG7 gene encoding nonsense-mediated mRNA decay factor SMG7 isoform X6 — MTDSKLGPAEVWTSRQALQDLYQKMLVTDLEYALDKKVEQDLWNHAFKNQITTLQGQAKNRANPNRSEVQANLSLFLEAASGFYTQLLQELCTVFNVDLPCRVKSSQLGIISHKQTHTSAIVKPQSSSCSYICQHCLVHLGDIARYRNQTSQAESYYRHAAQLVPSNGQPYNQLAILASSKGDHLTTIFYYCRSIAVKFPFPAASTNLQKALSKALESRDEVKTKWGVSDFIKAFIKFHGHVYLSKSLEKLSPLREKLEEQFKRLLFQKAFNSQQLVHVTVINLFQLHHLRDFSNETEQHSYSQDEQLCWTQLLALFMSFLGILCKCPLQNKSQEESYNAYPLPAVKVSMDWLRLRPRVFQEAVVDERQYIWPWLISLLNSFHPHEEDLSSSNATPLPEEFELQGFLALRPSFRNLDFSKGHQGVTGDKEGQQRQIRQQRLISVGKWIADNQPRLIQCENEVGKLLFITEIPELILEDPSEAKENLHLQETSMIESLATDGNPGLKSVLSTGRNLSNNCDTGEKPVVTFKENIKPREVNRDQGRSFPPKEVRRDYSKGVTVTKNDGKKDNNKRKTEPKKCTLEKLQETGKQNVAVQVKSQAELRKTPVSEARKTPVTQTPSQASNSQFIPIHHPGAFPPLPSRPGFPPPTYVIPPPVAFSMGSGYTFPAGVSVPGTFLQPTAHSPAGNQVQAGKQSHIPYSQQRPSGPGPMNQGPQQPQPPSQQPLSSLPAQPTAQSTGQLQVQALAQQQQSPTKAVPALGKSPPHHSGFQQYQQADASKQLWNPPQVQGPLGKIMPVKQPYYLQTQDPMKLFEPSLQPSVMQQQPLEKKMKPFPMEPYNHNPSEVKVPEFYWDSSYSVAGNRAMMAQQASLDRRGKRSPGVFRPEQDPVPRMPFEDPKGSPLLPPDLLKSLAALEEEEELIFSNPPDLYPALLGPLASLPGRSLFKSLLEKPSELMSHSSSFLSLTGFSLNQERYPNNSVFNEVYGKNLTTSSKAELNPSMAPQETSLYSLFEGTPWSPSLPASSDHSTPASQSPHSSNPSSLPSSPPTHNHNSVPFSNFGPIGTPDNRERRATDRWKTDKPAMGGFGIDYLSATSSSESSWHQTSTPSGTWTGHGPSVEDSSAVLMESLKSIWSSSMMHPGPSALEQLLMQQKQKQQRGQGTMNPPH; from the exons ATGACAG ATTCCAAGCTGGGTCCAGCTGAGGTCTGGACGTCCAGGCAGGCTCTGCAGGACCTGTACCAGAAAATGCTAGTTACTGACTTGGAGTACGCTTTAGACAAGAAAGTAGAACAGGACCT cTGGAATCATGCCTTTAAGAATCAGATCACAACACTACAAGGCCAGGCAAAGAATCGAGCAAACCCGAATCGGAGTGAAGTTCAGGCAAACCTTTCTCTGTTCCTAGAGGCAGCTAGTGGCTTCTACACTCAG TTATTACAAGAACTGTGTACAGTGTTTAATGTTGATTTACCATGCCGTGTGAAGTCTTCCCAGCTGGGAATTATCAGCCATAAACAGACGCACACCAGCGCCATAGTGAAGCCACAGTCTAGCTCCTGTTCCTACATCTGCCAGCACTGCCTCGTTCACCTTGGAGACATTG CCCGGTACAGAAACCAGACCAGCCAGGCGGAGTCCTACTACAGGCACGCGGCTCAGCTGGTCCCCTCTAACG GTCAGCCTTACAATCAGTTGGCCATCTTAGCTTCTTCCAAGGGAGACCATCTGACCACCATTTTCTACTACTGCAGAAGCATCGCTGTGAAGTTCCCTTTCCCAGCTGCCTCCACCAACCTACAGAAAGCACTTTCTAAAGCACTGGAAAG ccgGGATGAGGTGAAAACCAAATGGGGCGTTTCTGACTTCATCAAGGCCTTTATTAAATTCCACGGACATGTGTACCTGAGTAAGAGCTTGGAAAAGTTGAGCCCTCTTCGAGAAAAGTTGGAAGAACAGTTTAAG AGGCTGCTATTCCAGAAAGCTTTCAACTCTCAGCAGCTAGTTCACGTCACTGTCATTAACCTGTTTCAACTTCATCACCTTCGTGACTTCAGCAATGAAACGGAACAGCATAGTTACAGCCAAGACGAGCAGCTGTGTTGGACACAGTTGTTGGCCCTCTTTA tgtCTTTTCTTGGCATCCTGTGCAAGTGTCCTCTCCAGAACAAGTCTCAGGAGGAATCCTACAATGCCTACCCCCTTCCCGCGGTCAAGGTCTCCATGGACTGGCTGAGACTCAGACCCAGGGTCTTTCAGGAGGCAGTGGTGGATGAAAGACAGTA CATTTGGCCCTGGCTGATTTCTCTTCTAAATAGTTTCCACCCCCATGAAGAGGATCTTTCGAGTTCTAACG CAACACCACTTCCAGAGGAGTTTGAGTTACAAGGATTCTTGGCTCTGAGACCTTCTTTCAG GAACTTGGATTTTTCCAAAGGCCACCAGGGGGTGACAGGAGACAAAGAGGGTCAGCAGCGGCAGATACGGCAGCAGCGCTTGATCTCTGTAGGCAAGTGGATCGCCGACAATCAGCCAAG gcTGATTCAGTGTGAAAATGAGGTAGGGAAATTATTGTTTATCACAGAAATCCCAGAGTTAATACTGGAAGACCCCAGTGAAGCCAAAGAGAACCTCCACCTACAAGAGACATCCATGATAGAGTCGCTGGCTACGGATGGGAACCCGGGACTGAAATCGGTGCTGTCTACGGGCCGAAATCTAAGCAACAACTGTGACACCGGAGAGAAACCCGTGGTCACCTTCAAAGAGAACATTAAGCCACGAGAAGTGAACAGAGACCAAGGAAGAAGTTTTCCTCCCAAAGAGGTGAGAAGGGACTATAGCAAAGGAGTAACTGTAACTAAGAATGatggaaagaaggacaacaacaagagGAAAACAGAACCCAAGAAATGCACCTTAGAAAAGTTGCAGGAAACAGGAAAGCAGAATGTGGCAGTGCAG GTAAAATCCCAGGCGGAACTAAGGAAGACTCCAGTGTCTGAAGCCAGGAAAACACCTGTAACTCAAACCCCAAGTCAAGCAAGTAATTCCCAGTTCATCCCCATTCATCACCCTggggccttccctcctcttcccagccGGCCAG GGTTCCCGCCCCCGACATATGTTATCCCCCCTCCTGTGGCATTTTCTATGGGCTCAGGTTACACCTTCCCAGCTGGTGTTTCTGTCCCAGGAACCTTTCTTCAGCCTACAGCTCACTCTCCAGCAGGAAACCAGGTGCAAGCTGGGAAACAGTCCCACATTCCTTATAGCCAGCAACGGCCCTCTGGACCAGGGCCAATGAACCAGGGACCTCAACAACCGCAGCCGCCCTCCCAGCAACCCCTTTCATCTCTACCAGCTCAGCCAACAGCACAGTCTACAGGCCAGTTGCAGGTTCAAGCTCTAGCTCAGCAACAACAGTCCCCTACAAAAGCTGTGCCGGCTTTGGGGAAAAGCCCTCCTCACCACTCTGGGTTCCAGCAG tatcaACAGGCAGATGCCTCCAAACAGCTGTGGAATCCCCCTCAGGTTCAAGGCCCATTAGGGAAAATCATGCCTGTGAAACAGCCCTACTACCTTCAGACCCAGGACCCCATGAAACTGTTTGAGCCGTCACTGCAGCCTTCCGTGATGCAGCAACAGCCTCtcgagaaaaaaatgaagccttttCCCATGGAGCCATATAACCACAACCCCTCAGAAGTCAAGGTCCCGGAATTCTATTGGGACTCTTCCTACAGCGTGGCTGGCAACAGAGCTATGATGGCCCAGCAAGCAAGTTTGGACCGCAGGGGCAAGCGGTCACCAGGTGTCTTCCGTCCAGAGCAGGACCCTGTGCCCAGGATGCCATTTGAG GACCCCAAAGGCTCCCCTCTGCTTCCTCCGGACCTGTTAAAGAGTCTGGCTGccttggaggaagaggaagagctgaTTTTTTCTAACCCTCCTGATCTTTACCCAGCTCTGCTGGGGCCTCTCGCCTCTCTTCCTGGAAGAAGCCTCTTT AAATCCTTATTGGAGAAGCCCTCCGAGCTCATGTCACATTCATCCTCTTTCCTGTCCCTCACCGGATTCTCTCTCAACCAG GAGAGATACCCAAATAACAGTGTGTTCAACGAGGTGTACGGGAAGAACCTGACGACCAGCTCCAAAGCTGAACTGAATCCCTCGATGGCCCCGCAGGAGACGTCGCTGTACTCCTTGTTTGAAGGGACCCCGTGGTCCCCGTCACTTCCTGCCAGTTCAG ATCATTCAACACCAGCCAGCCAGTCTCCGCATTCCTCCAACCCAAGCAGCCTGCCAAGCTCTCCTCCAACACACAACCATAATTCTGTTCCATTCTCCAATTTTGGGCCCATTGGGACTCCAGATAACAGGGAGAGGAGAGCTACAGATCGGTGGAAAACTGATAAGCCAG CCATGGGTGGGTTTGGCATTGATTATCTCTCAGCAACGTCATCCTCTGAGAGCAGCTGGCATCAGACCAGCACTCCAAGTGGCACCTGGACAGGCCATGGTCCCTCCGTGGAGGATTCCTCCGCTGTCCTCATGGAGAGCCTAAAG TCTATCTGGTCCAGTTCCATGATGCACCCTGGACCTTCCGCTCTGGAGCAGCTGTTAATGCAGCAGAAGCAGAAACAGCAGCGGGGACAAGGCACCATGAACCCTCCACACTGA
- the SMG7 gene encoding nonsense-mediated mRNA decay factor SMG7 isoform X1: protein MSLQSAQYLRQAEVLKADMTDSKLGPAEVWTSRQALQDLYQKMLVTDLEYALDKKVEQDLWNHAFKNQITTLQGQAKNRANPNRSEVQANLSLFLEAASGFYTQLLQELCTVFNVDLPCRVKSSQLGIISHKQTHTSAIVKPQSSSCSYICQHCLVHLGDIARYRNQTSQAESYYRHAAQLVPSNGQPYNQLAILASSKGDHLTTIFYYCRSIAVKFPFPAASTNLQKALSKALESRDEVKTKWGVSDFIKAFIKFHGHVYLSKSLEKLSPLREKLEEQFKRLLFQKAFNSQQLVHVTVINLFQLHHLRDFSNETEQHSYSQDEQLCWTQLLALFMSFLGILCKCPLQNKSQEESYNAYPLPAVKVSMDWLRLRPRVFQEAVVDERQYIWPWLISLLNSFHPHEEDLSSSNATPLPEEFELQGFLALRPSFRNLDFSKGHQGVTGDKEGQQRQIRQQRLISVGKWIADNQPRLIQCENEVGKLLFITEIPELILEDPSEAKENLHLQETSMIESLATDGNPGLKSVLSTGRNLSNNCDTGEKPVVTFKENIKPREVNRDQGRSFPPKEVRRDYSKGVTVTKNDGKKDNNKRKTEPKKCTLEKLQETGKQNVAVQVKSQAELRKTPVSEARKTPVTQTPSQASNSQFIPIHHPGAFPPLPSRPGFPPPTYVIPPPVAFSMGSGYTFPAGVSVPGTFLQPTAHSPAGNQVQAGKQSHIPYSQQRPSGPGPMNQGPQQPQPPSQQPLSSLPAQPTAQSTGQLQVQALAQQQQSPTKAVPALGKSPPHHSGFQQYQQADASKQLWNPPQVQGPLGKIMPVKQPYYLQTQDPMKLFEPSLQPSVMQQQPLEKKMKPFPMEPYNHNPSEVKVPEFYWDSSYSVAGNRAMMAQQASLDRRGKRSPGVFRPEQDPVPRMPFEDPKGSPLLPPDLLKSLAALEEEEELIFSNPPDLYPALLGPLASLPGRSLFKSLLEKPSELMSHSSSFLSLTGFSLNQERYPNNSVFNEVYGKNLTTSSKAELNPSMAPQETSLYSLFEGTPWSPSLPASSDHSTPASQSPHSSNPSSLPSSPPTHNHNSVPFSNFGPIGTPDNRERRATDRWKTDKPAMGGFGIDYLSATSSSESSWHQTSTPSGTWTGHGPSVEDSSAVLMESLKSIWSSSMMHPGPSALEQLLMQQKQKQQRGQGTMNPPH from the exons gCAGGCAGAAGTCCTGAAGGCTGACATGACAG ATTCCAAGCTGGGTCCAGCTGAGGTCTGGACGTCCAGGCAGGCTCTGCAGGACCTGTACCAGAAAATGCTAGTTACTGACTTGGAGTACGCTTTAGACAAGAAAGTAGAACAGGACCT cTGGAATCATGCCTTTAAGAATCAGATCACAACACTACAAGGCCAGGCAAAGAATCGAGCAAACCCGAATCGGAGTGAAGTTCAGGCAAACCTTTCTCTGTTCCTAGAGGCAGCTAGTGGCTTCTACACTCAG TTATTACAAGAACTGTGTACAGTGTTTAATGTTGATTTACCATGCCGTGTGAAGTCTTCCCAGCTGGGAATTATCAGCCATAAACAGACGCACACCAGCGCCATAGTGAAGCCACAGTCTAGCTCCTGTTCCTACATCTGCCAGCACTGCCTCGTTCACCTTGGAGACATTG CCCGGTACAGAAACCAGACCAGCCAGGCGGAGTCCTACTACAGGCACGCGGCTCAGCTGGTCCCCTCTAACG GTCAGCCTTACAATCAGTTGGCCATCTTAGCTTCTTCCAAGGGAGACCATCTGACCACCATTTTCTACTACTGCAGAAGCATCGCTGTGAAGTTCCCTTTCCCAGCTGCCTCCACCAACCTACAGAAAGCACTTTCTAAAGCACTGGAAAG ccgGGATGAGGTGAAAACCAAATGGGGCGTTTCTGACTTCATCAAGGCCTTTATTAAATTCCACGGACATGTGTACCTGAGTAAGAGCTTGGAAAAGTTGAGCCCTCTTCGAGAAAAGTTGGAAGAACAGTTTAAG AGGCTGCTATTCCAGAAAGCTTTCAACTCTCAGCAGCTAGTTCACGTCACTGTCATTAACCTGTTTCAACTTCATCACCTTCGTGACTTCAGCAATGAAACGGAACAGCATAGTTACAGCCAAGACGAGCAGCTGTGTTGGACACAGTTGTTGGCCCTCTTTA tgtCTTTTCTTGGCATCCTGTGCAAGTGTCCTCTCCAGAACAAGTCTCAGGAGGAATCCTACAATGCCTACCCCCTTCCCGCGGTCAAGGTCTCCATGGACTGGCTGAGACTCAGACCCAGGGTCTTTCAGGAGGCAGTGGTGGATGAAAGACAGTA CATTTGGCCCTGGCTGATTTCTCTTCTAAATAGTTTCCACCCCCATGAAGAGGATCTTTCGAGTTCTAACG CAACACCACTTCCAGAGGAGTTTGAGTTACAAGGATTCTTGGCTCTGAGACCTTCTTTCAG GAACTTGGATTTTTCCAAAGGCCACCAGGGGGTGACAGGAGACAAAGAGGGTCAGCAGCGGCAGATACGGCAGCAGCGCTTGATCTCTGTAGGCAAGTGGATCGCCGACAATCAGCCAAG gcTGATTCAGTGTGAAAATGAGGTAGGGAAATTATTGTTTATCACAGAAATCCCAGAGTTAATACTGGAAGACCCCAGTGAAGCCAAAGAGAACCTCCACCTACAAGAGACATCCATGATAGAGTCGCTGGCTACGGATGGGAACCCGGGACTGAAATCGGTGCTGTCTACGGGCCGAAATCTAAGCAACAACTGTGACACCGGAGAGAAACCCGTGGTCACCTTCAAAGAGAACATTAAGCCACGAGAAGTGAACAGAGACCAAGGAAGAAGTTTTCCTCCCAAAGAGGTGAGAAGGGACTATAGCAAAGGAGTAACTGTAACTAAGAATGatggaaagaaggacaacaacaagagGAAAACAGAACCCAAGAAATGCACCTTAGAAAAGTTGCAGGAAACAGGAAAGCAGAATGTGGCAGTGCAG GTAAAATCCCAGGCGGAACTAAGGAAGACTCCAGTGTCTGAAGCCAGGAAAACACCTGTAACTCAAACCCCAAGTCAAGCAAGTAATTCCCAGTTCATCCCCATTCATCACCCTggggccttccctcctcttcccagccGGCCAG GGTTCCCGCCCCCGACATATGTTATCCCCCCTCCTGTGGCATTTTCTATGGGCTCAGGTTACACCTTCCCAGCTGGTGTTTCTGTCCCAGGAACCTTTCTTCAGCCTACAGCTCACTCTCCAGCAGGAAACCAGGTGCAAGCTGGGAAACAGTCCCACATTCCTTATAGCCAGCAACGGCCCTCTGGACCAGGGCCAATGAACCAGGGACCTCAACAACCGCAGCCGCCCTCCCAGCAACCCCTTTCATCTCTACCAGCTCAGCCAACAGCACAGTCTACAGGCCAGTTGCAGGTTCAAGCTCTAGCTCAGCAACAACAGTCCCCTACAAAAGCTGTGCCGGCTTTGGGGAAAAGCCCTCCTCACCACTCTGGGTTCCAGCAG tatcaACAGGCAGATGCCTCCAAACAGCTGTGGAATCCCCCTCAGGTTCAAGGCCCATTAGGGAAAATCATGCCTGTGAAACAGCCCTACTACCTTCAGACCCAGGACCCCATGAAACTGTTTGAGCCGTCACTGCAGCCTTCCGTGATGCAGCAACAGCCTCtcgagaaaaaaatgaagccttttCCCATGGAGCCATATAACCACAACCCCTCAGAAGTCAAGGTCCCGGAATTCTATTGGGACTCTTCCTACAGCGTGGCTGGCAACAGAGCTATGATGGCCCAGCAAGCAAGTTTGGACCGCAGGGGCAAGCGGTCACCAGGTGTCTTCCGTCCAGAGCAGGACCCTGTGCCCAGGATGCCATTTGAG GACCCCAAAGGCTCCCCTCTGCTTCCTCCGGACCTGTTAAAGAGTCTGGCTGccttggaggaagaggaagagctgaTTTTTTCTAACCCTCCTGATCTTTACCCAGCTCTGCTGGGGCCTCTCGCCTCTCTTCCTGGAAGAAGCCTCTTT AAATCCTTATTGGAGAAGCCCTCCGAGCTCATGTCACATTCATCCTCTTTCCTGTCCCTCACCGGATTCTCTCTCAACCAG GAGAGATACCCAAATAACAGTGTGTTCAACGAGGTGTACGGGAAGAACCTGACGACCAGCTCCAAAGCTGAACTGAATCCCTCGATGGCCCCGCAGGAGACGTCGCTGTACTCCTTGTTTGAAGGGACCCCGTGGTCCCCGTCACTTCCTGCCAGTTCAG ATCATTCAACACCAGCCAGCCAGTCTCCGCATTCCTCCAACCCAAGCAGCCTGCCAAGCTCTCCTCCAACACACAACCATAATTCTGTTCCATTCTCCAATTTTGGGCCCATTGGGACTCCAGATAACAGGGAGAGGAGAGCTACAGATCGGTGGAAAACTGATAAGCCAG CCATGGGTGGGTTTGGCATTGATTATCTCTCAGCAACGTCATCCTCTGAGAGCAGCTGGCATCAGACCAGCACTCCAAGTGGCACCTGGACAGGCCATGGTCCCTCCGTGGAGGATTCCTCCGCTGTCCTCATGGAGAGCCTAAAG TCTATCTGGTCCAGTTCCATGATGCACCCTGGACCTTCCGCTCTGGAGCAGCTGTTAATGCAGCAGAAGCAGAAACAGCAGCGGGGACAAGGCACCATGAACCCTCCACACTGA
- the SMG7 gene encoding nonsense-mediated mRNA decay factor SMG7 isoform X2 — MELRTQRQAEVLKADMTDSKLGPAEVWTSRQALQDLYQKMLVTDLEYALDKKVEQDLWNHAFKNQITTLQGQAKNRANPNRSEVQANLSLFLEAASGFYTQLLQELCTVFNVDLPCRVKSSQLGIISHKQTHTSAIVKPQSSSCSYICQHCLVHLGDIARYRNQTSQAESYYRHAAQLVPSNGQPYNQLAILASSKGDHLTTIFYYCRSIAVKFPFPAASTNLQKALSKALESRDEVKTKWGVSDFIKAFIKFHGHVYLSKSLEKLSPLREKLEEQFKRLLFQKAFNSQQLVHVTVINLFQLHHLRDFSNETEQHSYSQDEQLCWTQLLALFMSFLGILCKCPLQNKSQEESYNAYPLPAVKVSMDWLRLRPRVFQEAVVDERQYIWPWLISLLNSFHPHEEDLSSSNATPLPEEFELQGFLALRPSFRNLDFSKGHQGVTGDKEGQQRQIRQQRLISVGKWIADNQPRLIQCENEVGKLLFITEIPELILEDPSEAKENLHLQETSMIESLATDGNPGLKSVLSTGRNLSNNCDTGEKPVVTFKENIKPREVNRDQGRSFPPKEVRRDYSKGVTVTKNDGKKDNNKRKTEPKKCTLEKLQETGKQNVAVQVKSQAELRKTPVSEARKTPVTQTPSQASNSQFIPIHHPGAFPPLPSRPGFPPPTYVIPPPVAFSMGSGYTFPAGVSVPGTFLQPTAHSPAGNQVQAGKQSHIPYSQQRPSGPGPMNQGPQQPQPPSQQPLSSLPAQPTAQSTGQLQVQALAQQQQSPTKAVPALGKSPPHHSGFQQYQQADASKQLWNPPQVQGPLGKIMPVKQPYYLQTQDPMKLFEPSLQPSVMQQQPLEKKMKPFPMEPYNHNPSEVKVPEFYWDSSYSVAGNRAMMAQQASLDRRGKRSPGVFRPEQDPVPRMPFEDPKGSPLLPPDLLKSLAALEEEEELIFSNPPDLYPALLGPLASLPGRSLFKSLLEKPSELMSHSSSFLSLTGFSLNQERYPNNSVFNEVYGKNLTTSSKAELNPSMAPQETSLYSLFEGTPWSPSLPASSDHSTPASQSPHSSNPSSLPSSPPTHNHNSVPFSNFGPIGTPDNRERRATDRWKTDKPAMGGFGIDYLSATSSSESSWHQTSTPSGTWTGHGPSVEDSSAVLMESLKSIWSSSMMHPGPSALEQLLMQQKQKQQRGQGTMNPPH; from the exons gCAGGCAGAAGTCCTGAAGGCTGACATGACAG ATTCCAAGCTGGGTCCAGCTGAGGTCTGGACGTCCAGGCAGGCTCTGCAGGACCTGTACCAGAAAATGCTAGTTACTGACTTGGAGTACGCTTTAGACAAGAAAGTAGAACAGGACCT cTGGAATCATGCCTTTAAGAATCAGATCACAACACTACAAGGCCAGGCAAAGAATCGAGCAAACCCGAATCGGAGTGAAGTTCAGGCAAACCTTTCTCTGTTCCTAGAGGCAGCTAGTGGCTTCTACACTCAG TTATTACAAGAACTGTGTACAGTGTTTAATGTTGATTTACCATGCCGTGTGAAGTCTTCCCAGCTGGGAATTATCAGCCATAAACAGACGCACACCAGCGCCATAGTGAAGCCACAGTCTAGCTCCTGTTCCTACATCTGCCAGCACTGCCTCGTTCACCTTGGAGACATTG CCCGGTACAGAAACCAGACCAGCCAGGCGGAGTCCTACTACAGGCACGCGGCTCAGCTGGTCCCCTCTAACG GTCAGCCTTACAATCAGTTGGCCATCTTAGCTTCTTCCAAGGGAGACCATCTGACCACCATTTTCTACTACTGCAGAAGCATCGCTGTGAAGTTCCCTTTCCCAGCTGCCTCCACCAACCTACAGAAAGCACTTTCTAAAGCACTGGAAAG ccgGGATGAGGTGAAAACCAAATGGGGCGTTTCTGACTTCATCAAGGCCTTTATTAAATTCCACGGACATGTGTACCTGAGTAAGAGCTTGGAAAAGTTGAGCCCTCTTCGAGAAAAGTTGGAAGAACAGTTTAAG AGGCTGCTATTCCAGAAAGCTTTCAACTCTCAGCAGCTAGTTCACGTCACTGTCATTAACCTGTTTCAACTTCATCACCTTCGTGACTTCAGCAATGAAACGGAACAGCATAGTTACAGCCAAGACGAGCAGCTGTGTTGGACACAGTTGTTGGCCCTCTTTA tgtCTTTTCTTGGCATCCTGTGCAAGTGTCCTCTCCAGAACAAGTCTCAGGAGGAATCCTACAATGCCTACCCCCTTCCCGCGGTCAAGGTCTCCATGGACTGGCTGAGACTCAGACCCAGGGTCTTTCAGGAGGCAGTGGTGGATGAAAGACAGTA CATTTGGCCCTGGCTGATTTCTCTTCTAAATAGTTTCCACCCCCATGAAGAGGATCTTTCGAGTTCTAACG CAACACCACTTCCAGAGGAGTTTGAGTTACAAGGATTCTTGGCTCTGAGACCTTCTTTCAG GAACTTGGATTTTTCCAAAGGCCACCAGGGGGTGACAGGAGACAAAGAGGGTCAGCAGCGGCAGATACGGCAGCAGCGCTTGATCTCTGTAGGCAAGTGGATCGCCGACAATCAGCCAAG gcTGATTCAGTGTGAAAATGAGGTAGGGAAATTATTGTTTATCACAGAAATCCCAGAGTTAATACTGGAAGACCCCAGTGAAGCCAAAGAGAACCTCCACCTACAAGAGACATCCATGATAGAGTCGCTGGCTACGGATGGGAACCCGGGACTGAAATCGGTGCTGTCTACGGGCCGAAATCTAAGCAACAACTGTGACACCGGAGAGAAACCCGTGGTCACCTTCAAAGAGAACATTAAGCCACGAGAAGTGAACAGAGACCAAGGAAGAAGTTTTCCTCCCAAAGAGGTGAGAAGGGACTATAGCAAAGGAGTAACTGTAACTAAGAATGatggaaagaaggacaacaacaagagGAAAACAGAACCCAAGAAATGCACCTTAGAAAAGTTGCAGGAAACAGGAAAGCAGAATGTGGCAGTGCAG GTAAAATCCCAGGCGGAACTAAGGAAGACTCCAGTGTCTGAAGCCAGGAAAACACCTGTAACTCAAACCCCAAGTCAAGCAAGTAATTCCCAGTTCATCCCCATTCATCACCCTggggccttccctcctcttcccagccGGCCAG GGTTCCCGCCCCCGACATATGTTATCCCCCCTCCTGTGGCATTTTCTATGGGCTCAGGTTACACCTTCCCAGCTGGTGTTTCTGTCCCAGGAACCTTTCTTCAGCCTACAGCTCACTCTCCAGCAGGAAACCAGGTGCAAGCTGGGAAACAGTCCCACATTCCTTATAGCCAGCAACGGCCCTCTGGACCAGGGCCAATGAACCAGGGACCTCAACAACCGCAGCCGCCCTCCCAGCAACCCCTTTCATCTCTACCAGCTCAGCCAACAGCACAGTCTACAGGCCAGTTGCAGGTTCAAGCTCTAGCTCAGCAACAACAGTCCCCTACAAAAGCTGTGCCGGCTTTGGGGAAAAGCCCTCCTCACCACTCTGGGTTCCAGCAG tatcaACAGGCAGATGCCTCCAAACAGCTGTGGAATCCCCCTCAGGTTCAAGGCCCATTAGGGAAAATCATGCCTGTGAAACAGCCCTACTACCTTCAGACCCAGGACCCCATGAAACTGTTTGAGCCGTCACTGCAGCCTTCCGTGATGCAGCAACAGCCTCtcgagaaaaaaatgaagccttttCCCATGGAGCCATATAACCACAACCCCTCAGAAGTCAAGGTCCCGGAATTCTATTGGGACTCTTCCTACAGCGTGGCTGGCAACAGAGCTATGATGGCCCAGCAAGCAAGTTTGGACCGCAGGGGCAAGCGGTCACCAGGTGTCTTCCGTCCAGAGCAGGACCCTGTGCCCAGGATGCCATTTGAG GACCCCAAAGGCTCCCCTCTGCTTCCTCCGGACCTGTTAAAGAGTCTGGCTGccttggaggaagaggaagagctgaTTTTTTCTAACCCTCCTGATCTTTACCCAGCTCTGCTGGGGCCTCTCGCCTCTCTTCCTGGAAGAAGCCTCTTT AAATCCTTATTGGAGAAGCCCTCCGAGCTCATGTCACATTCATCCTCTTTCCTGTCCCTCACCGGATTCTCTCTCAACCAG GAGAGATACCCAAATAACAGTGTGTTCAACGAGGTGTACGGGAAGAACCTGACGACCAGCTCCAAAGCTGAACTGAATCCCTCGATGGCCCCGCAGGAGACGTCGCTGTACTCCTTGTTTGAAGGGACCCCGTGGTCCCCGTCACTTCCTGCCAGTTCAG ATCATTCAACACCAGCCAGCCAGTCTCCGCATTCCTCCAACCCAAGCAGCCTGCCAAGCTCTCCTCCAACACACAACCATAATTCTGTTCCATTCTCCAATTTTGGGCCCATTGGGACTCCAGATAACAGGGAGAGGAGAGCTACAGATCGGTGGAAAACTGATAAGCCAG CCATGGGTGGGTTTGGCATTGATTATCTCTCAGCAACGTCATCCTCTGAGAGCAGCTGGCATCAGACCAGCACTCCAAGTGGCACCTGGACAGGCCATGGTCCCTCCGTGGAGGATTCCTCCGCTGTCCTCATGGAGAGCCTAAAG TCTATCTGGTCCAGTTCCATGATGCACCCTGGACCTTCCGCTCTGGAGCAGCTGTTAATGCAGCAGAAGCAGAAACAGCAGCGGGGACAAGGCACCATGAACCCTCCACACTGA